In Terriglobia bacterium, a single genomic region encodes these proteins:
- the rplR gene encoding 50S ribosomal protein L18 — translation MLTQVSKNVRRQRVHQRIRRRVRSAVSAPRLNVFRSLKHIYAQIVDDARGCTLISASTCDADIRKTLKSGGNIAAAKVVGKALAERAKNVGIARVVFDRGGYTYHGRVKALADEARQNGLTF, via the coding sequence ATGTTGACTCAAGTTTCAAAAAATGTTCGTCGCCAGAGAGTTCATCAGCGCATCCGGCGCCGGGTGAGGAGCGCCGTGTCAGCTCCAAGGCTCAACGTGTTTCGGTCGCTCAAGCACATTTATGCGCAGATTGTGGACGACGCCAGAGGCTGTACTCTGATATCCGCATCGACGTGTGATGCGGACATTCGCAAGACCCTGAAGAGTGGCGGCAACATCGCGGCGGCCAAGGTGGTTGGAAAAGCGCTGGCGGAACGCGCGAAGAATGTCGGAATTGCCCGGGTTGTTTTTGACCGGGGGGGGTATACCTATCACGGGCGCGTCAAAGCGCTGGCCGACGAAGCCAGGCAGAACGGACTGACGTTTTAA
- the rpsE gene encoding 30S ribosomal protein S5 produces the protein MAVEIDPSTLQLKDQVVSINRVTKVVKGGKNLSFSALVVVGDGNGYVGFGTGKAREVPMAIRKGIEVAKKSLHKVRITETTIPHAVVGHYGAGRVLLKPAAAGTGVIAGGPVRAVVEAAGIQNVLTKSLGTTNPHNVVKATMEALLSLRTTEDVAALRGKQVEEI, from the coding sequence TTGGCTGTTGAGATAGATCCAAGTACGTTACAACTGAAAGACCAGGTCGTGTCCATCAATCGTGTCACCAAGGTAGTAAAAGGCGGAAAGAACCTCAGCTTTTCGGCCTTGGTGGTTGTGGGTGACGGCAACGGCTACGTCGGCTTTGGCACCGGCAAAGCGCGAGAAGTGCCAATGGCCATCCGCAAGGGAATCGAGGTTGCCAAGAAATCGCTGCACAAGGTTCGCATTACTGAAACCACGATTCCGCACGCTGTGGTGGGCCACTACGGCGCTGGCAGGGTCCTGCTGAAGCCCGCCGCAGCCGGTACAGGCGTGATTGCCGGAGGGCCGGTCCGTGCGGTGGTGGAGGCTGCCGGAATTCAGAACGTTCTGACCAAATCACTCGGCACGACGAACCCGCATAACGTTGTCAAAGCCACGATGGAGGCGCTCCTCAGCCTCCGGACTACTGAGGATGTCGCTGCGTTGCGTGGGAAGCAAGTGGAAGAAATTTAG